Proteins encoded within one genomic window of Rhizobium favelukesii:
- the doeB gene encoding N(2)-acetyl-L-2,4-diaminobutanoate deacetylase DoeB, protein MSDKDLRPSPVSATVDFDAVGSQHGFLRLPYSRDDSAWGSVMIPVTVIKNGTGPTVLLSGGNHGDEYEGPIALFDLARTLKAEDVKGRVIIVPAMNYPAFAAETRTSPIDKGNMNRSFPGRPDGTVTQKIADYFQRTLLPLADIVLDFHSGGKTLDFLPFCAAHILLDKEQEKKGFEFVEAFGAPYSMRMLEIDAVGMYDTAAEEMGKIFITTELGGGGTATARSAAIAKRGVMNVLKHAGVATGKIERQPTQWLDMPDGDCFIFSESAGLAEFAVDLGDAVKKGDVIARIYPVGRTGETPLELRSKMDGILTARHFPGLIKAGDCAAVIAQ, encoded by the coding sequence ATGAGTGACAAGGATTTGCGTCCGTCGCCGGTCAGCGCGACGGTCGATTTCGATGCCGTTGGCTCTCAACACGGCTTCCTTCGGCTGCCCTACAGTCGTGACGATTCAGCATGGGGGTCGGTGATGATTCCGGTCACGGTGATTAAGAACGGCACCGGGCCGACTGTGTTGCTGAGCGGAGGCAATCACGGCGATGAATATGAGGGACCGATCGCGCTCTTCGATCTCGCCCGCACCCTCAAGGCAGAAGACGTCAAGGGCCGCGTCATCATCGTCCCGGCGATGAACTACCCAGCCTTTGCGGCCGAGACGAGAACGTCGCCGATCGACAAGGGCAATATGAACCGCAGCTTTCCAGGCAGGCCTGACGGCACGGTCACGCAGAAGATCGCCGATTACTTCCAGCGCACGCTTCTGCCATTGGCTGACATTGTTCTCGACTTCCATTCAGGCGGCAAGACGCTCGATTTCCTGCCTTTCTGCGCCGCCCATATCCTGCTCGACAAGGAGCAGGAGAAGAAAGGCTTCGAATTTGTCGAGGCCTTCGGCGCGCCCTATTCCATGAGGATGCTGGAGATCGATGCGGTCGGCATGTACGACACGGCGGCCGAGGAAATGGGAAAGATCTTCATCACCACCGAGCTCGGCGGCGGCGGCACGGCGACCGCCCGCAGCGCCGCGATCGCCAAGCGCGGTGTCATGAATGTGCTGAAGCATGCAGGCGTCGCAACCGGGAAAATTGAGCGGCAACCGACGCAATGGCTCGATATGCCGGACGGCGACTGTTTCATTTTCAGCGAAAGCGCGGGCCTTGCAGAATTTGCCGTCGATCTCGGCGATGCTGTTAAGAAGGGCGACGTCATTGCGCGCATCTATCCGGTTGGGCGTACCGGAGAGACGCCACTCGAGCTCCGCTCGAAGATGGATGGTATCCTCACGGCGCGTCATTTCCCTGGTCTGATCAAGGCGGGGGATTGTGCTGCGGTCATCGCGCAATGA
- a CDS encoding cupin domain-containing protein — protein MTLAMLLLANTMAFSSARAEQPLQRTDLLKNDIDVAGHEAVQVRVDFAPGVLAPKHSHPGEELAYVLKGTLEYQLEGRPPVTLTAGQSLFIPSGLAHSAKNVGGGKASELATYIVKKGAPLVVPAK, from the coding sequence ATGACGCTCGCCATGTTGTTGCTGGCAAACACAATGGCATTCTCGTCCGCACGGGCAGAACAGCCGCTGCAGCGCACTGACCTTTTGAAGAACGACATCGATGTGGCCGGCCACGAGGCTGTCCAGGTGCGCGTCGATTTTGCGCCAGGTGTTCTTGCACCCAAGCACTCTCATCCCGGCGAAGAACTCGCCTATGTTCTCAAGGGAACACTTGAATACCAGCTCGAAGGCAGGCCGCCTGTAACCCTTACGGCTGGCCAATCCCTGTTTATTCCGTCGGGCCTCGCCCACTCGGCGAAAAACGTTGGCGGTGGCAAGGCGTCTGAACTTGCGACCTACATCGTCAAGAAAGGCGCGCCGCTTGTCGTGCCTGCAAAGTGA
- a CDS encoding PIN domain-containing protein: protein MLDAVFSQAHLVSPWFRFRPFLDDPKDDIYIECALAAGATFIVSSDRHFQHPAVRVFGMSVMRAGDFVAELTRRRQPT, encoded by the coding sequence GTGCTGGATGCCGTTTTCAGCCAAGCTCATCTCGTTTCCCCATGGTTTCGGTTCAGGCCGTTCTTGGACGATCCAAAGGATGACATCTACATTGAGTGCGCTTTGGCGGCGGGTGCGACATTTATCGTAAGTAGTGACAGGCACTTCCAACACCCAGCCGTAAGAGTGTTCGGCATGTCTGTCATGAGAGCCGGAGATTTTGTGGCAGAACTAACGAGAAGGAGACAGCCAACATGA
- a CDS encoding VOC family protein: MTPAIKTNNERPLEMKLEVIVIPVSDVDRAKHFYGNLGWRLDADFAGSDDYRVIQLTPPGSGASVIFGRHVTAAAPGSAQGLYLIVSDIEAARSDLLARGVEVSEAFHHAGDTYAGPDEPYLFGRRRVRGPDPERTSYRTYASFSDPDGNGWLLQEVTARLPGRVAADDTTFTSLTELASALRRAEAAHGDHEQRLGERDADWPSWYAEYMVNEQAGKPLPS, from the coding sequence ATGACCCCTGCAATCAAGACCAACAACGAGCGGCCCCTCGAGATGAAGCTCGAAGTCATCGTCATCCCGGTGTCGGACGTCGATCGTGCCAAACACTTTTATGGCAACCTGGGTTGGAGGCTCGATGCGGACTTCGCTGGCAGTGACGACTACCGCGTCATCCAGCTCACGCCCCCAGGCTCCGGCGCCTCGGTCATCTTCGGCAGGCACGTGACGGCGGCCGCCCCCGGCTCGGCACAAGGGCTATACCTTATTGTTTCGGACATCGAGGCTGCACGTAGCGATCTGCTCGCTCGCGGTGTGGAGGTCAGCGAGGCGTTCCACCACGCCGGCGACACCTATGCGGGACCTGATGAACCCTATCTGTTTGGCAGGCGAAGGGTTCGCGGACCGGATCCCGAACGCACCAGCTACCGCACCTATGCCTCGTTCAGCGATCCGGATGGCAACGGTTGGCTGCTCCAGGAGGTGACAGCGCGCCTGCCTGGACGCGTGGCCGCAGACGACACGACATTCACCTCCTTGACCGAGCTTGCGAGCGCACTTCGCCGTGCCGAGGCGGCTCACGGAGACCACGAGCAACGGCTCGGCGAGCGCGACGCGGACTGGCCGAGTTGGTATGCCGAGTACATGGTAAACGAGCAGGCCGGCAAGCCGCTGCCAAGTTAA